From a single Lolium rigidum isolate FL_2022 chromosome 7, APGP_CSIRO_Lrig_0.1, whole genome shotgun sequence genomic region:
- the LOC124672750 gene encoding uncharacterized protein LOC124672750 — MDSNIFRIVSQYHQRLAGVTLPKIAQTKYSLLAFDGLSDWKRLSPRLKEHERSVEHFTNMNTWNELRSRLSKNKTIDADMQREIAKEKERWRQVLQRIISAVKFLAKRNLAFRGSIEKLYHDSNDAVKKVILKIIKDAKYFSVILDCTPDVSHEEQMTLIVRCVNLSSNIPRVEEFFLEFLKVDDTSGLGLFNVLLDILDSLDLDVANVRGQVVDAAIASLEDRFEQLNAFAKVLQVTLPDDLSALEILQFVTTADCYPNVSVAYRILLTIHCDRSLELKEVSLS, encoded by the exons ACCAAGTACTCTTTGCTAGCATTTGATGGTTTGAGTGATTGGAAGCGTCTTAGTCCGAGACTCAAAGAACATGAGAGAAGCGTCGAGCATTTTACAAACATGAATACATGGAATGAACTAAGGTCGAGATTGAGCAAAAATAAAACGATTGATGCTGATATGCAACGAGAGATTGCAAAGGAAAAGGAGCGTTGGAGACAGGTATTGCAAAGAATAATTTCAGCAGTCAAGTTTCTTGCAAAACGTAATTTGGCATTTCGAGGATCAATTGAGAAGTTGTATCATGATAGTAA CGATGCCGTGAAAAAGGTTATCTTAAAGATCATCAAGGATGCAAAGTACTTCTCTGTTATCTTGGACTGTACCCCGGATGTTAGTCATGAAGAGCAAATGACACTCATTGTGCGTTGTGTCAACCTATCAAGTAACATTCCGAGAGTGGAAGAGTTTTTCCTAGAGTTCTTGAAGGTTGATGACACATCAGGTTTGGGGCTTTTTAATGTACTGCTGGATATACTTGATTCTCTTGATTTGGATGTTGCTAATGTGAGAGGGCAAG ttgttgaTGCTGCAATTGCTTCACTGGAGGATCGGTTTGAGCAGTTGAACGCATTTGCAAAG GTTCTCCAAGTAACATTGCCGGATGATTTGTCGGCGCTTGAGATTCTTCAGTTCGTTACAACTGCTGATTGCTATCCAAATGTGTCGGTTGCATATCGCATCCTCTTGACTATACACTGTGATCGTAGCCTCGAGCTGAAAGAAGTTTCTCTAAGCTGA